The sequence ACAAAACATTTCTCCATTTTTGAAAAAATGGATGAGAAGAAGATAGTCTTTGAAGAAGCCATTTCTATCGAAAAAGAAAACAAAGACGATATTCTTCATAAGTTAGTTTTAGGTATTAATGAGATCGAACTATCTGTAAGATCCACAAACTGTTTGTCTAATGCAAACATTGAAACCATAGGTGAGTTGGTTATTATGCCAGAACCTCGCTTGCTACAGTTCAGAAACTTTGGTAAAAAGTCTCTTTGTGAGATTAAGAACAAGTTAAAAGAAATGAAGTTAGAATTGGGAATGGATCTTAGCCAGTTCGGCGTTGGTTTAGACAACGTAAAAGAAAAAATGAAGTGGTATGCCGATAAGATTCGGTCTAAAAACGGTAAGGGATAATTAAGTATATGCAACACGCTAGAAAGAAATTTAGAGTTGGTCGTACTTCTGCGCATAATCGTTGTATGTTAGCTAACATGTTAAAATCTCTAATCCACCAAGAAAGAATAGAAACTACTTTGCCTAAAGCAAAAGAGTTACGTCGTCATGCGGATAAGATGATTACTTTGGCTAAGAAAAATACATTGGCTGCAAGACGTTTAGCTGTTGCTAGGCTAATGATTCGATACAATAAGTTGACAAGCAAAGAAGCTCGTCAAGCTAAAGGTGGTGACTTGTCGGTTTATAACGTAGACCGTAAGGTGATCAATAAGCTATTCGATGAATTAGGTTCTCGTTTTGTCTCTAGAAATGGTGGCTACACTCGTATTTTGAAAATGCAAAATAGAGTTGGTGATAATGCACGAAAGTGTATTATAGAATTTTTAGCTAATTAGACTGTTTTTTTTGTAATACTGACTACTGGGGAATAGCGATGAAGGTTGTAATTAACGGTTTTGGTCGGATAGGAAGATTGGTTTTAAGACAACTTTTGAAAAGAAATTCTTCTATCGAAGTTGTAGCTGTCAATGATCTTGTCCCGGGAGAGGCGTTAACATACCTATTTAAACACGATTCTACTCACGGCCGTTTCCCAGCAGAAGTATCTCATGAAAACGGCTGTCTTGTTGTCGATGGCCGTAAAATCCAATTGCTGGCTCAATCTGACGTTCAAAAGCTTCCTTGGAAGGATTTAGGTGTAGACGTTGTCATTGAAAGCACAGGTTTGTTCACTAAAAAAGAAGATGCAGAAAAGCATCTCGCTTCTGGTGCTAAACGTGTTTTGATTACAGCTCCTGCAAAAGGTGATGTCCCTACATTTGTAATGGGAGTAAATGAACATAAATTTGATCCTGAAAAAGATTTAGTTATTTCTAATGCTTCATGTACTACAAATTGTCTTGCTCCTTTAGCTAAGGTTTTATTGGATAGTTTTGGTATAGAAGAAGGGTTAATGACCACCGTGCACGCCGCTACAGCCACACAAAGCGTTGTAGACGGTCCTTCAAAAAAAGATTGGAGAGGCGGTAGAGGCGCTTTTCAAAATATCATTCCTGCTTCTACTGGAGCTGCGAAAGCTGTTGCTCTATGTTTGCCTGAACTCAAGAATAAATTAACTGGAATGGCGTTTCGAGTCCCTGTAGCTGATGTTTCTGTAGTTGACCTTACTGTAAGATTACAGAAATCAACCACATATGAAGAAATATGTAAGGTTGTTAAAGAAGCTTCAGAAACGCATTTAAGTGGGATTTTAGGTTATACAGATCAAGAAGTAGTTTCTTCTGATTTTATAGGATGTGAATATTCTTCTATATTTGATGCTGGCGCAGGAATAGCGTTAACTGATCGCTTTTTCAAACTAGTTGCTTGGTATGATAATGAGATAGGATATGCAACCCGCATAGTTGATTTATTAGAGTATGTAGCAAAGAACTCTAAATAAAAGGTTAAATTCGTGTATTTTACAAGAGATCCAGTTATTGAAACTGTCATTACTTCGAGGGAAGGATACAAACTGTCAATTCGCAACACTAAGCAGCTTTCTCAAGATCCTTTTGTTGTTGAAGCAGTTGAAGTGATCTCTTTAGGGAATACGTGTTTTTTCCGCAATTGTGATCACAGCAAACCTTTTATCGTTCCTGCTGGCGATTATGAAGTGATGGAAGTCCGAGATACTAAGATCAATCTTAAAGCTGTAGGTTTAGATCGTGGTATTAAAATTGCAGGGGGCCGAGAAGCTTTAATTAAATTACCTAAAGCAGCTCCTGTAGCAGTTGTGGAAGAAAACACTTCGGAAACCGTTGCAGTTGAAACTCCTCAAGAAACTCCTGCTGCACCTGCTCCTCATTCTACAACTAGAAAAGAGAAAAAGGAGCATAAAGGAGATAAATGGAAAGAGAAGAAAAAGCAAGGGCGTAAAAAAACTAATAAGGAAGTATCAGAAGTAGTAGGATCATCTCAAGAGATTATTGATACTGTTACGGAAGAACTTTGGGAAGAATCTCAGGAAAATAAATTGGGTGAGCAGAAGAAGTTTTCATTATTGCCTCCTCCAGCGAAATTAATTTCTGAGATCATTTCTCAAGCCGTCTCTGATCCTACAGCGACCTCAGCGGATTTGGATGAGTCTCTACAAGCATTAGTTACTGAAAGTTCCGACGTAATCAATGCTTTATTGTCAGGTGATCAGACAATTATTTTCCCTGAAGAAGAAATAGAGACAGCAAACGCTTGCGAACAGTCTTTGCCCTCTTCTTTCCCAACAGAAGATGAGTAACGATTCTTGAGAATATTTTTACTCGTCTTCTCTTTGTGAAAACCATTGATCTAGAAAGTAGTATTTGGTAAGATCCTGAGTTATATTTTTGGTTTTTTCTTTCAAGCGAAGGATTCCAGAAGTTACAATTCGAGTCTTTTCATTTATTTAGTGAATAATTGATGCGACTCTTCATTATTGCTCAGATGGTGGAATGGTAGACACTAGGGACTTAAAATCCCTTGGGCGCAAGCCCGTGCAAGTTCGAGTCTTGTTCTGAGCAACTTTTCTTTTTGTTTAGATCTTAACTCAAGTCTACGCGTTCATTTTTGCATATAAAGAAAGTGATCGGATTTTTTATCCTCACTGAATTTTTTATGACACTCTAAAGTTTTGTGTTCACACTAGGAAATATAAACTTAGATTTTTTGGATTTTTCTGATTTCTTTTTCTTGGCTGTGAAGTTGAGACAAGAACTCTATCCTGTGTTATAAGCCAGAAAAATCTAATTAATATCTTAGAGGTATCCTTTGCGGCGGCTCTTATTGGCAATTAAGCTGCATCTAACTTCTATGTGGTCTAGCAACTCCACCTGTTCTTCTTCAAATCATTACGACATATATTCGAGATCTATGCTTCTGTTGCTCTGTCGATGGAAAGATGCAGACATTATGGAATGGGAATACGCATGTACTGCTTTAGCAGACATTTGTAGCAAAATGAGTGAACAACTTCTGTCCAATAAATCAGAAGTTGAGCAAGCAGTCCTTCCTAATGAGCAAGATATGCATTCTGAATGGAAGTATCGATTTTCAGCTTTAGAGAAAGAATTTGCATCTCGAGATGAGATGAGAAGTTCTGAAATTGAGAAGTTGAAAAATGAAAACAATTGGTTACAACATCGCCTTTCTGAGAAGTTGCAACAAGTTCGTCACCAAAATGATATCATTGATGAGTTGAAACGAGATTTGGTAGAAAGTGTTCAACAAACAGAGATTAGTGAAGGACGGCGTCTCTGCTATGAACATAAAATTAAGATCCTCGAGGAACAGCTAGACAAAGTAACCTTATCTAAGATTCCTGAAACAGATATGTTTGAACAAAGGCATGCAGAATGTCCGTTACAAGAGGATCAAACTACAAAGTATCAAGAAGAAATCGCAAGGTTAAATCTCGAGCTGCAATACTACAGAAATTCTGATTCTACACATGTAGAAGCGCAAAGGGTCGTACAGATCCACGATGAATTAGTTCAGAAGAAGAAAGAGATCGCCCTGTTACAAGACCTTGTTGAAGAGCAACACTGCCATATACAGACTCTTAGTAAGCAGTTGGGGCTTGAGGATGTTTTGAATGTGTCTCATTTAAAACGGCTTCTAGGAAGAGATTTGGACTGTAATCAATGTATTCAAGAATCACAATGTGGTTCTTAGAAATCTTACGTAAGAATTTCTAGTTGTAATTATATATAACTCACATAGAATAAACTCTACACCTCCCATTAGGGGAACTTTTTAGAAGCCTGCACACGGACCTGTTTATGACGCAATTGATTATGGGGATAGATCCTGGAACCTTAGTTTCTGGGTATGCAATTATCCTTGTTGAGCAGCGTTACAAGATCCGAGCCCATAGTTATGGAGCTATTCGATTATCTTCCAAAGATTCATTAACACAACGTTATAAGCAGCTTTTCCAAACACTATCTGGAGTATTAGATAATGTCACTCCCGATGCCGTTGTACTTGAAACCCAATATGTTCATAAGAATCCTCAAAGTGCTATAAAGTTAGGCATGGGACGAGGAGTACTCGTTTTAGCTGCTGCTTTACGCGATATCCCCGTTTTTGAATATACGCCCAATGTGGCTAAGAGAGCTGTTGTAGGTAAGGGAAATGCAAGTAAACAGCAAGTGCAACTTATGGTTAGCAAGATTTTGAATATTCCTGATGTTTTAAATTCGAATTGTGAGGATATTGCAGATGCATTTGCATTAGCGATATGCCACGCGCATACTTCTGCGTATACTTGTTTGGGAGTTCGGTGATGTACGACTATATTCGTGGTGTGCTTACTTATATCAGTTCAGGAACTATGGTAGTTGAAAGTCAGGGACTGGGGTTTAGTATTTTTGCTCCTGATAGATGGCTTATGGAATTGTCAAGTCAACTACACCGCGAGCTTATAGTCTATACTTATACTGTTGTTCGTGAAACTGAGCATGTTCTCTATGGATTTAATACTCGTGGAGAACGCGAGTGTTTCCGTATGTTAATTTCATTTTCAGGAGTGGGACCTAAGACAGGTTTAGCGATTTTAAATACATTTTCTCTTAGCAAATTGTGTTCTATAGCTCGTGCTGAGGATATCAAAGCTATAGCTTCTGTTCCGGGTATAGGGAAGAAAACAGCTGAGAAACTTATGGTGGATTTGAAGCAAAAGCTTGCAGACTTACTCCCTTTAGATTCGCAAATCACCGCTTCTTGGGGACCAGCAAAACCTTCTTGTATGGAAGAGGGAATACAAGCTTTAGCAGCATTAGGCTATCCAAAATCCTCAGCAGAGAGAATGATCGCCGAAGCTATGAGCGAGCTCCCGGATCATGCGTCAATAGCAGAAATTCTTCCTATTGCTCTAAAGAAGAATTTACAAGGTTTGAACAAGAGCTAGACTTTCCTGGAGATAGTGGTATAATTTCCTCCACCATTTACTACATGTTGTTTAAGGAGATTATATATACATGGAACAAACGCTATCAATTATCAAACCTGATTCTGTTAGTAAGGCTCATATTGGTGAGATTATTGCTATCTTTGAAAAATCAGGATTTCGCATAGCTGCTATGAAAATGTTGCATTTATCAGTGAAAGAAGCAGAAGGCTTTTACGCTGTTCATAAATCGCGTCCATTTTTCCAAGAGTTAGTAGATTTTATGATTTCTGGTCCTGTAGTGGTTATGGTTCTTGAAGGTGATAATGCTGTAGCTCGTAATAGAGAAATTATGGGGGCGACAAATCCTCAAGAAGCCGCTCAAGGAACTATCCGCGCTCAATTTGGTGAGTCTATAGGAATTAATGCAGTTCATGGTTCTGATAGTTTGGAAAACGCTGCTATAGAAATTAACTATTTCTTCAGCAAAGTCGAAATAGTGAATTCTGCTGCTTAGTCAGAAATAATTTTACAGTAAGATTGTGGATTTCCTGTGTGGTTTTTCTAAGATTTCTTTCAGTTCATTTTCTGAAAGAGTTTCCCAGATAAAACGACTACTTGCAGAGGTTTTTAGTTTATTGAAAAAACTTTCTTTAGTAGGGAACCACGGACGAATAGTTGTCAGAAAATCTTGGTGTAGACGTTGTTTTCTGTATGCTGGTTGCTTTTGGGGTATTGGTAAATAACGTGAGAGTTTATTTATATCCATATCCCAGAGAAATGTCGTATGGTGGACCCAACGAGATTTCTGGATATATTGAGCATTACCTGCAATTTTTTTTTCTCCCAGGGTATAATCATTCTCATGTAAGGCAAATGTCTTTGGGAAAATAGGAGCATAGATACCGTAAGACCATTGCATTAGATCTTGAGAATGCACCATATGTTGGGAGGAATTCATAATCCAAGTTACGAATAAACTGTTGTTATCGATAAATACTGTGCCGCCACCGCTGTAGCGCTTAATTATAGGTATATTATCAGATCGTAATTCGGAGATATAAAGGTCTTCACTAGGCTGCCTGGAAATGCCGAGGACCACAGCTTCCGGCGTATTAAAATTAATAATACAAAAGTTTTCTTTGGAATTGCGAAGAAGGGCTTCTTCTATTTGCAGTTGCTCAAAGATAGTTTTCCCGGACAGATTTAAGAAAATACATTTATTGGTGAGCATGTTTTTTTACAGCAACCATCAACACTTGAATATCAGCACAGGCGATTCCTGATATTCTTGATGCAGACCCTATAGTTCTTGGGGTAAATTTCGCTAGCTTTTCTCTAGCTTCTAAACTTAAAGAAGAAATACTTTGGTAGTCTATATCTTCAGGAATAATCATATTCTCTGATTTTGATAGACTATGAATCAAAGCTTTCTGACGATCTATGTATCCTGCGTACTTAATTTCCATTTCTAATGAAGCGTTAAGCGTAGAACCGTAGTCCCGAACGTCTTCAGGGAATGCTTCTTTAAGCGCGTCGTAGGATACTTCTGGACGGCATAGAGCCTTCGCTAAGGAAACAACAGAATTCCCATACTTTTTAAATGTCTTGCTTAAACGGAGTTTCTCTTCTTCTATAATTTGTTTTTGATGTTCAAAAATCTCGTAACGCTCTTTGCTTAACAATCCTAAATCATGACCGTAGTGAGACAAACGTAAGCAGGCGTTATCTTGCCTTAGAAGAAGGCGATGTTCTGCTCTTCCTGTGAACATACGGTAAGGTTCGTCCAATATTTGAGTTGTCAGGTCATCTAACATAACTCCAATATAAGATTCTTGCCGCGAAGGAACAAACGCAGGTTTTTTTAGTACTTTGTTGACTGCGTTAATCCCAGCGATCAACCCTTGAGCCGCAGCCTCTTCATATCCTGTTGTTCCATTGATCTGTCCGCATAAAAATAAGCCTTCTATTAGCTTACTTTCTAGGGTAGGGTAAATAACATTTCCATGAACATAATCATATTCAATAGCATAAGCAGGACGAGTGATGATCGCGTTTTCTAACCCACGGACTGAACGGATCATGTCGTACTGTACATCAAAAGGCATAGATGTAGACAGACCGTTTACGTAGACTTCCTGAGTATGAATTCCTTCAGGTTCTATGAAGATATGATGACGCTCTTTATCAGCAAATTTTACAATTTTATCCTCAATCGATGGACAGTATCGTGGGCCTATGCCTTCAATGCGTCCTCCATAAAGAGCTGAGCGGTGAATGTTGGCCGCAATAATCTCCTTAGTTTTTTCTGTAGTGTGGGTAATGTAACACGATACTTGAGGTAAGGGAGGGACAAACGGCTCACTTCTATGTACAAAGCCTACGCCTGGATCTCCGGGTTGTTCTTCAGTTACAGAAAAATCTATAGAGGAAGCCAGCAAACGCGGAGGCGTGCCTGTCTTTAATCTGCTGATTGGGAAACCACGTTCTTTTAATGCTAGTGATAATCCTGTTGCTGCAGGATCTCCAAGACGTCCTCCAGGGAAATTAAGATCCCCAATATGAATTAAACCACGCATAAACGTCCCGGAAGACAGAATAACTGTTTTCCCCAGGTAAGCAATGCCTTCTTTTGTTGTGACGCCTTGAATAACGTTCTCATTGTCGAGCAAAGACTCAACTGTACCTTGCATGATATGTAGGCCAGGACAGCTCTCTAATAAGCGTTTCATATGAATATGATACATTTGCTTATCAACTTGAGCTCTTGGCGCACGGACAGCAGGACCTTTGGTCTGATTCAAGATACGAAATTGTATCCCAGACTGATCAGTAACCTCTGCCATGATACCGCCCAGAGCATCGATTTCTCGCACAATATGCCCCTTCCCGATACCACCAACAGCAGGGTTACAACTTAACTTAGCAATAGTATCTAAGTTTGAAGATAGAATGAGTACGGAGGCTCCCATTTTTGCAGAACAAAATGCAGCCTCGCAACCTGCGTGCCCAGCTCCAACTACAATGACATCGTAATTAATTGGGTGAGTCCACATAAACTAGCAATTATTTATTTTTATGACGGTCTCTTCGGCGTCTTTTATTACGCTTATGTTTAGCGATTTTAAGTCTTCGTTTTTTCTTAACAGATGACATAGTCTTTTTTTATTGTTAGCGTATGAATATGTGTGCGATAAGATTTTTTCTCAATTTAGGAAAAAATCGCTAGAATGGTTGGATTCAAACTACAACCATTCCTTGGATACCTAAAGTTAATTAAGCACACTGTGTTTCTCTGTTGTACTTATCCGCAATCTCAACACACTAAGCAAATCTTAGGTTTGCGGCATCTATTTTCCTCACAGGAAACAACAGGAAAAATGTTACTACAAAGATATTTTGTGGTCCACTAACGATTTTATCCTGGCTGGCCAAAGAAATAGAACAAGTTTATTTAATATTCCTAGATTGGAATTTTTATAAAATATACTAAGCTAAAATTATAAAAACTTTTGTTTTAACCGTTAAATTCAAAAGCCGCGTAGTTTCTAAATCTTGCAAGTTCTTTTTCGAAAACTAAAGGCACAGAACCTATGGAGCCATGACGATTTTTCGCCACTATCAGTTCAGCTGTTCCAGGTTTATCATTTGGATCATAGTATTCCCTACGCAATAAGAACATAACTAAGTCGGAATCTTGTTCGATACTTCCACTTTCCCTGAGGTCACTCATCATAGGTCTGTGGTTAGTTCTGTCTTCTACTTTTCTCGATAGCTGTGATAAACAGAGAATAGGGATATTTAACTCTCTTGCCAAAGTCTTTAGCATTCTTGAAATCTCAGAGATCTCAGTTTGACGACTTTCTACAGAACGTAAAGTCCCTGATCCGGAAAGAAGCTGTAGGTAGTCAATAATCAAGAATTGAATATCGTAACTTTCTTTCATTCTTCTAGCTCGAGCACGAAGATCCGTCACTTTTAATCCGGGTTGATCATCTATAAGTAAGGTGTGTTGTTGCATTTCGTTTACAACAGAAACAATACGTTGAAAATCTTGTCCGGATAAGTCACCAACATTGATTTTTCTAGATTCTACTTCAGATCGAGAGCATATGATTCTGTGAATTAGCTGATCTACAGTCATCTCTAGAGAAAAAATTCCTATGGGAAGCTGATTTTGAAAACACATGTTTTCTGCGATATTTAAAGCAAGAGCAGTTTTCCCCATAGCAGGTCGGGCTGCAAGAATCATTAAATTCGATGGAGAAAAACCATTAATCATTTTGTCGAGATCAATGAAATGTGTAGGAATACCAGAGATAGGTA is a genomic window of Chlamydia psittaci 6BC containing:
- a CDS encoding lipoate--protein ligase family protein, with the protein product MLTNKCIFLNLSGKTIFEQLQIEEALLRNSKENFCIINFNTPEAVVLGISRQPSEDLYISELRSDNIPIIKRYSGGGTVFIDNNSLFVTWIMNSSQHMVHSQDLMQWSYGIYAPIFPKTFALHENDYTLGEKKIAGNAQYIQKSRWVHHTTFLWDMDINKLSRYLPIPQKQPAYRKQRLHQDFLTTIRPWFPTKESFFNKLKTSASSRFIWETLSENELKEILEKPHRKSTILL
- the mnmG gene encoding tRNA uridine-5-carboxymethylaminomethyl(34) synthesis enzyme MnmG, producing MWTHPINYDVIVVGAGHAGCEAAFCSAKMGASVLILSSNLDTIAKLSCNPAVGGIGKGHIVREIDALGGIMAEVTDQSGIQFRILNQTKGPAVRAPRAQVDKQMYHIHMKRLLESCPGLHIMQGTVESLLDNENVIQGVTTKEGIAYLGKTVILSSGTFMRGLIHIGDLNFPGGRLGDPAATGLSLALKERGFPISRLKTGTPPRLLASSIDFSVTEEQPGDPGVGFVHRSEPFVPPLPQVSCYITHTTEKTKEIIAANIHRSALYGGRIEGIGPRYCPSIEDKIVKFADKERHHIFIEPEGIHTQEVYVNGLSTSMPFDVQYDMIRSVRGLENAIITRPAYAIEYDYVHGNVIYPTLESKLIEGLFLCGQINGTTGYEEAAAQGLIAGINAVNKVLKKPAFVPSRQESYIGVMLDDLTTQILDEPYRMFTGRAEHRLLLRQDNACLRLSHYGHDLGLLSKERYEIFEHQKQIIEEEKLRLSKTFKKYGNSVVSLAKALCRPEVSYDALKEAFPEDVRDYGSTLNASLEMEIKYAGYIDRQKALIHSLSKSENMIIPEDIDYQSISSLSLEAREKLAKFTPRTIGSASRISGIACADIQVLMVAVKKHAHQ
- the ruvC gene encoding crossover junction endodeoxyribonuclease RuvC, which translates into the protein MTQLIMGIDPGTLVSGYAIILVEQRYKIRAHSYGAIRLSSKDSLTQRYKQLFQTLSGVLDNVTPDAVVLETQYVHKNPQSAIKLGMGRGVLVLAAALRDIPVFEYTPNVAKRAVVGKGNASKQQVQLMVSKILNIPDVLNSNCEDIADAFALAICHAHTSAYTCLGVR
- a CDS encoding AURKAIP1/COX24 domain-containing protein, with amino-acid sequence MSSVKKKRRLKIAKHKRNKRRRRDRHKNK
- the ruvA gene encoding Holliday junction branch migration protein RuvA; the protein is MYDYIRGVLTYISSGTMVVESQGLGFSIFAPDRWLMELSSQLHRELIVYTYTVVRETEHVLYGFNTRGERECFRMLISFSGVGPKTGLAILNTFSLSKLCSIARAEDIKAIASVPGIGKKTAEKLMVDLKQKLADLLPLDSQITASWGPAKPSCMEEGIQALAALGYPKSSAERMIAEAMSELPDHASIAEILPIALKKNLQGLNKS
- the dnaB gene encoding replicative DNA helicase; its protein translation is MSTQIEKTPPPTLPSPPNSKESEMIVLGCMLTGVNYLNLAANQLNEDDFYYLEHKIIFRVLQDAFKHDKPIDVHLAGEELKRKNQLAVIGGPSYLITLADFAGTAAYIEEYIQIILSKSILRKMIQTAKEIEKKAIEEPKDVAVALDEAQNALFKISQTTSLSQYVLVADKLQGLTSSQDKPFLIQLQEKQEFFQQYAQSGDALPISGIPTHFIDLDKMINGFSPSNLMILAARPAMGKTALALNIAENMCFQNQLPIGIFSLEMTVDQLIHRIICSRSEVESRKINVGDLSGQDFQRIVSVVNEMQQHTLLIDDQPGLKVTDLRARARRMKESYDIQFLIIDYLQLLSGSGTLRSVESRQTEISEISRMLKTLARELNIPILCLSQLSRKVEDRTNHRPMMSDLRESGSIEQDSDLVMFLLRREYYDPNDKPGTAELIVAKNRHGSIGSVPLVFEKELARFRNYAAFEFNG
- the gap gene encoding type I glyceraldehyde-3-phosphate dehydrogenase; translation: MKVVINGFGRIGRLVLRQLLKRNSSIEVVAVNDLVPGEALTYLFKHDSTHGRFPAEVSHENGCLVVDGRKIQLLAQSDVQKLPWKDLGVDVVIESTGLFTKKEDAEKHLASGAKRVLITAPAKGDVPTFVMGVNEHKFDPEKDLVISNASCTTNCLAPLAKVLLDSFGIEEGLMTTVHAATATQSVVDGPSKKDWRGGRGAFQNIIPASTGAAKAVALCLPELKNKLTGMAFRVPVADVSVVDLTVRLQKSTTYEEICKVVKEASETHLSGILGYTDQEVVSSDFIGCEYSSIFDAGAGIALTDRFFKLVAWYDNEIGYATRIVDLLEYVAKNSK
- the ndk gene encoding nucleoside-diphosphate kinase: MEQTLSIIKPDSVSKAHIGEIIAIFEKSGFRIAAMKMLHLSVKEAEGFYAVHKSRPFFQELVDFMISGPVVVMVLEGDNAVARNREIMGATNPQEAAQGTIRAQFGESIGINAVHGSDSLENAAIEINYFFSKVEIVNSAA
- the grgA gene encoding GrgA family transcription factor; the protein is MYFTRDPVIETVITSREGYKLSIRNTKQLSQDPFVVEAVEVISLGNTCFFRNCDHSKPFIVPAGDYEVMEVRDTKINLKAVGLDRGIKIAGGREALIKLPKAAPVAVVEENTSETVAVETPQETPAAPAPHSTTRKEKKEHKGDKWKEKKKQGRKKTNKEVSEVVGSSQEIIDTVTEELWEESQENKLGEQKKFSLLPPPAKLISEIISQAVSDPTATSADLDESLQALVTESSDVINALLSGDQTIIFPEEEIETANACEQSLPSSFPTEDE
- the rplQ gene encoding 50S ribosomal protein L17, producing MQHARKKFRVGRTSAHNRCMLANMLKSLIHQERIETTLPKAKELRRHADKMITLAKKNTLAARRLAVARLMIRYNKLTSKEARQAKGGDLSVYNVDRKVINKLFDELGSRFVSRNGGYTRILKMQNRVGDNARKCIIEFLAN